From a single Sander vitreus isolate 19-12246 chromosome 2, sanVit1, whole genome shotgun sequence genomic region:
- the tmem154 gene encoding transmembrane protein 154 isoform X3 encodes MFASGTGSMRGPRVKTPLQLLLLLLLLPLLLTTLTGTETLPTVSNATSALDSKGPNILQNGSEHGQLRTPQALRSLETTNDLGFKDPTEVPEEDNGLSSIIILIPVVLVVLIISMIVCGIFIHRRCNQKVRDQELGKEDPYLDGSSTEKVPMPMFEEDVPSVLELEMEELGQWMKKDGKPEEDSKLA; translated from the exons ATGTTTGCTTCTGGGACTGGTAGCATGAGAGGGCCCCGGGTGAAGACCcctctgcagctgctgctgctgctgctgctgttgccacTATTGCTGACCACTCTGACAGGGACAG aaaCGCTCCCAACTGTTTCTAATGCCACTTCAGCACTGGACAGTAAAGGCCCAAATATACTCCAGAACGGAAGCGAACACGGACAGCTGCGGACCCCACAGGCACTAA GATCTTTAGAAACAACAAATGACCTAGGATTTAAGGATCCGACTGAGGTACCAGAGGAGGACAATGGTTTGAGTTCCATCATCATCCTGATCCCTGTGGTTCTGGTGGTCCTAATCATCAGCATGATAGTTTGTGGTATTTTCATCCATCGCAGATGTAACCAAAAAGTAAGAGATCAAG AGCTGGGAAAAGAGGATCCATATTTGGATGGGTCAAGTACAGAGAAGGTGCCAAT GCCCATGTTTGAAGAAGATGTGCCCTCTGTGCTGGAGCTAGAAATGGAAGAGTTGGGCCAATGGATGAAAAAGGATG GTAAACCTGAAGAGGACTCTAAACTCGCATGA
- the tmem154 gene encoding transmembrane protein 154 isoform X2, which yields MFASGTGSMRGPRVKTPLQLLLLLLLLPLLLTTLTGTETLPTVSNATSALDSKGPNILQNGSEHGQLRTPQALKTLSTVSNATSALDLSLKEEDSNGLNIHRNRTVQEPLQTPTTHSNNRSLETTNDLGFKDPTEVPEEDNGLSSIIILIPVVLVVLIISMIVCGIFIHRRCNQKVRDQELGKEDPYLDGSSTEKVPMPMFEEDVPSVLELEMEELGQWMKKDGR from the exons ATGTTTGCTTCTGGGACTGGTAGCATGAGAGGGCCCCGGGTGAAGACCcctctgcagctgctgctgctgctgctgctgttgccacTATTGCTGACCACTCTGACAGGGACAG aaaCGCTCCCAACTGTTTCTAATGCCACTTCAGCACTGGACAGTAAAGGCCCAAATATACTCCAGAACGGAAGCGAACACGGACAGCTGCGGACCCCACAGGCACTAA AAACACTCTCAACTGTTTCTAATGCCACTTCAGCACTGGACCTCTCCCTTAAAGAAGAGGACAGTAATGGCTTGAATATACACCGGAACAGAACCGTACAGGAACCGCTGCAGACCCCAACGACACATAGTAATAATA GATCTTTAGAAACAACAAATGACCTAGGATTTAAGGATCCGACTGAGGTACCAGAGGAGGACAATGGTTTGAGTTCCATCATCATCCTGATCCCTGTGGTTCTGGTGGTCCTAATCATCAGCATGATAGTTTGTGGTATTTTCATCCATCGCAGATGTAACCAAAAAGTAAGAGATCAAG AGCTGGGAAAAGAGGATCCATATTTGGATGGGTCAAGTACAGAGAAGGTGCCAAT GCCCATGTTTGAAGAAGATGTGCCCTCTGTGCTGGAGCTAGAAATGGAAGAGTTGGGCCAATGGATGAAAAAGGATGGTAG GTAA
- the tmem154 gene encoding transmembrane protein 154 isoform X1 — MFASGTGSMRGPRVKTPLQLLLLLLLLPLLLTTLTGTETLPTVSNATSALDSKGPNILQNGSEHGQLRTPQALKTLSTVSNATSALDLSLKEEDSNGLNIHRNRTVQEPLQTPTTHSNNRSLETTNDLGFKDPTEVPEEDNGLSSIIILIPVVLVVLIISMIVCGIFIHRRCNQKVRDQELGKEDPYLDGSSTEKVPMPMFEEDVPSVLELEMEELGQWMKKDGKPEEDSKLA, encoded by the exons ATGTTTGCTTCTGGGACTGGTAGCATGAGAGGGCCCCGGGTGAAGACCcctctgcagctgctgctgctgctgctgctgttgccacTATTGCTGACCACTCTGACAGGGACAG aaaCGCTCCCAACTGTTTCTAATGCCACTTCAGCACTGGACAGTAAAGGCCCAAATATACTCCAGAACGGAAGCGAACACGGACAGCTGCGGACCCCACAGGCACTAA AAACACTCTCAACTGTTTCTAATGCCACTTCAGCACTGGACCTCTCCCTTAAAGAAGAGGACAGTAATGGCTTGAATATACACCGGAACAGAACCGTACAGGAACCGCTGCAGACCCCAACGACACATAGTAATAATA GATCTTTAGAAACAACAAATGACCTAGGATTTAAGGATCCGACTGAGGTACCAGAGGAGGACAATGGTTTGAGTTCCATCATCATCCTGATCCCTGTGGTTCTGGTGGTCCTAATCATCAGCATGATAGTTTGTGGTATTTTCATCCATCGCAGATGTAACCAAAAAGTAAGAGATCAAG AGCTGGGAAAAGAGGATCCATATTTGGATGGGTCAAGTACAGAGAAGGTGCCAAT GCCCATGTTTGAAGAAGATGTGCCCTCTGTGCTGGAGCTAGAAATGGAAGAGTTGGGCCAATGGATGAAAAAGGATG GTAAACCTGAAGAGGACTCTAAACTCGCATGA